A window from Streptomyces subrutilus encodes these proteins:
- the paaN gene encoding phenylacetic acid degradation protein PaaN produces the protein MAAELTVPQLSATHRPTLDQALSAIRSRAYWSPHPEHPKAYGETAPADGLAAFEALRGTRFDLDQPGTDGWTGGEVSPYGPELGVAYPHADPEVLLPAMRAGMGAWRDAGPETRALVCIEILSRISARTHEFAHAVMHTSGQAFMMAFQAGGPHAQDRGLEAVAYAYEEQTRVPGRADWSKPQGKKDPLELGKTFTAVPRGIALMIGCNTFPTWNGYPGLFASLATGNPVLVKPHPRAVLPLALTVRVAREVLAEAGFDPNLVALAVERPGEGIAKSLAVRPEIKLIDYTGSTEFGDWLEANARQAQVYTEKAGVNTVVLDSTDDYRGMLSNLAFSLSLYSGQMCTTPQNLLIPREGIATDAGHKSYDEVVADLAASVGGLLGDDARANALLGALVNPDVKSRLEAAASLGEVALASREVVNPEFPDAVVRTPVVVKLDASKPDPDAAYLSECFGPVSFAVAVDSTADGLELLRRTVREKGAMTVGAYTTSADTERAIEEVCLEESAQLSLNLTGGVFVNQTAAFSDFHGSGGNPAANAALCDGAFVANRFRVVEVRRQA, from the coding sequence ATGGCCGCCGAACTCACCGTCCCCCAGCTGTCCGCCACGCACCGGCCCACCCTGGACCAGGCCCTGTCGGCGATCCGCAGCCGCGCCTACTGGTCCCCGCACCCCGAGCACCCCAAGGCGTACGGCGAGACCGCGCCGGCCGACGGGCTCGCCGCCTTCGAGGCCCTGCGCGGCACCCGGTTCGACCTGGACCAGCCCGGCACGGACGGCTGGACGGGCGGCGAGGTGTCGCCGTACGGCCCGGAGCTCGGCGTCGCGTACCCGCACGCCGACCCCGAGGTGCTGCTGCCCGCCATGCGGGCCGGCATGGGCGCCTGGCGCGACGCCGGACCCGAGACGCGCGCCCTGGTCTGCATCGAGATCCTGTCGCGCATCTCCGCCCGCACCCACGAGTTCGCGCACGCCGTCATGCACACCAGCGGCCAGGCCTTCATGATGGCCTTCCAGGCCGGCGGCCCGCACGCCCAGGACCGCGGCCTGGAGGCGGTGGCCTACGCGTACGAGGAGCAGACCCGCGTGCCCGGCCGGGCCGACTGGTCCAAGCCGCAGGGCAAGAAGGACCCGCTGGAGCTCGGCAAGACCTTCACGGCCGTCCCGCGCGGCATCGCCCTGATGATCGGCTGCAACACCTTCCCCACCTGGAACGGCTACCCGGGGCTCTTCGCCTCCCTGGCCACCGGCAACCCGGTCCTGGTCAAGCCGCACCCGCGGGCCGTGCTCCCGCTCGCGCTGACCGTGCGGGTCGCGCGGGAGGTGCTCGCCGAGGCCGGCTTCGACCCCAACCTGGTGGCGCTGGCCGTGGAGCGCCCGGGCGAGGGCATCGCGAAGTCCCTGGCGGTGCGCCCCGAGATCAAGCTGATCGACTACACCGGCTCCACGGAGTTCGGCGACTGGCTGGAGGCCAACGCCCGACAGGCGCAGGTCTACACGGAGAAGGCCGGCGTCAACACCGTCGTCCTGGACTCCACCGACGACTACCGGGGGATGCTGTCCAACCTGGCGTTCTCGCTGTCCCTCTACAGCGGCCAGATGTGCACCACCCCGCAGAACCTGCTGATCCCGCGCGAGGGCATCGCCACGGACGCCGGCCACAAGTCGTACGACGAGGTCGTGGCCGACCTCGCGGCCTCGGTCGGCGGCCTGCTCGGCGACGACGCCCGGGCCAACGCGCTGCTGGGCGCCCTGGTCAACCCGGACGTCAAGAGCCGGCTGGAGGCCGCCGCCTCCCTCGGCGAGGTGGCCCTGGCCTCCCGCGAGGTGGTGAACCCGGAGTTCCCGGACGCGGTGGTGCGCACGCCGGTCGTGGTCAAGCTGGACGCGTCCAAGCCCGACCCGGACGCGGCCTACCTCTCGGAGTGCTTCGGCCCGGTCTCCTTCGCGGTGGCCGTGGACTCCACGGCGGACGGGCTGGAGCTGCTGCGCCGGACGGTCCGCGAGAAGGGCGCGATGACCGTCGGCGCGTACACGACGTCCGCGGACACCGAGCGGGCGATCGAAGAGGTCTGTCTGGAGGAGTCGGCGCAGCTCTCGCTGAACCTGACCGGCGGGGTGTTCGTCAACCAGACGGCGGCCTTCTCCGACTTCCACGGCTCCGGCGGCAACCCGGCGGCGAACGCGGCCCTGTGCGACGGGGCGTTCGTGGCCAACCGCTTCCGGGTGGTGGAGGTCCGCCGCCAGGCCTGA
- a CDS encoding TrmH family RNA methyltransferase, with product MDEQGQQAREQGHRHGPGPGRPTEERPAAERRTAGPDAPVRRAAAAGPDAAPGPDAAVRQWREAAGQGDLVLLDGFHALKHALRFGADVRLAVADDPDAVRALADGLAPDVGAEVARLVRRAPLKELLPRVHPTGVAALAARPDREAGRAALGRLPRPAPVVVLDNPRNLGNVGAVVRLAAGFGATGVVTRGDLDPWHPHVVRAGAGLHYATTVDRVELAELPPGPLYALDPEGEDIRALTLPDDALLAFGSERHGISPELRARADHLVSLPMRPQVSSYNLATSVAMALFHWGGPKA from the coding sequence ATGGACGAGCAGGGGCAGCAGGCGCGCGAGCAGGGGCACCGACACGGGCCGGGACCCGGGCGGCCGACGGAGGAGCGGCCCGCGGCGGAGCGGCGAACGGCGGGCCCGGACGCGCCGGTGAGACGGGCCGCGGCGGCGGGCCCGGACGCGGCGCCGGGCCCGGACGCGGCGGTGCGGCAGTGGCGGGAGGCGGCCGGGCAGGGCGATCTCGTCCTGCTGGACGGGTTCCACGCGCTGAAGCACGCCCTGCGCTTCGGGGCGGACGTGCGCCTGGCCGTCGCCGACGACCCCGACGCGGTACGGGCCCTCGCCGACGGGCTGGCCCCGGACGTCGGGGCGGAGGTGGCCCGGCTGGTGCGGCGGGCGCCGCTGAAGGAACTGCTGCCGCGCGTGCACCCCACCGGGGTCGCCGCCCTCGCCGCGCGGCCCGACCGGGAGGCCGGACGGGCCGCGCTCGGCCGGCTGCCGCGTCCCGCGCCGGTGGTCGTCCTCGACAACCCCCGCAACCTCGGCAACGTCGGAGCCGTCGTCCGCCTCGCCGCGGGCTTCGGCGCCACCGGCGTGGTGACCCGGGGCGACCTCGACCCCTGGCACCCGCACGTGGTCCGGGCCGGGGCCGGGCTCCACTACGCGACCACCGTGGACCGGGTCGAGCTGGCGGAGCTGCCGCCGGGGCCGCTGTACGCCCTCGACCCGGAGGGCGAGGACATCCGCGCCCTCACCCTCCCCGACGACGCCCTGCTGGCCTTCGGCTCCGAGCGCCACGGCATCTCGCCCGAGCTGCGGGCGCGCGCCGACCACCTGGTCTCGCTGCCGATGCGCCCGCAGGTCTCCAGCTACAACCTGGCCACGAGCGTCGCCATGGCCCTCTTCCACTGGGGCGGCCCGAAGGCCTGA
- a CDS encoding HTTM domain-containing protein, which translates to MRRLRASAGRALAEVSGRALGPYQSAVIRIGFAGTWLFFLIREFPHRAELYGPDGPWSFGLAERLIASNRAFTVLMWSDAHLWFEAVYALSALASVGLLLGWRTRATSVVFMIGVLSLQNRSVFMGDGGDNVIHLMAMYLVVTRCAQVWSLDARRARRRGAATAGAAGPVLWGVLGAVFAYGAATGRFTTGWLAAFAALWVVAALWWMADRYEPRGEGRAALDVLANLLHNAGMLVIMGEVCLIYATAGWYKIQGSRWQDGTALYYPLGLDYFTPWPGLSALLASSGTLVMLLSYGTVAVQVAFPFTLFNRRLKNVLLAVMMLEHAGIAVLLGLPFFSMAMITADAVFLPTAFLLWLGGRFTALRPGRRRAGPPADGPAAPLPAQGEPEPRPSPVPR; encoded by the coding sequence GTGAGGAGGCTGAGGGCCTCGGCGGGGCGGGCGCTGGCGGAGGTCTCCGGGCGGGCCCTGGGGCCGTACCAGAGCGCCGTGATCCGCATCGGCTTCGCCGGCACCTGGCTCTTCTTCCTGATCCGGGAGTTCCCTCACCGGGCCGAGCTGTACGGGCCGGACGGTCCGTGGAGCTTCGGCCTGGCCGAGCGGCTGATCGCCTCGAACCGGGCCTTCACCGTGCTGATGTGGTCGGACGCGCACCTGTGGTTCGAGGCCGTCTACGCGCTCTCGGCACTGGCGAGCGTGGGCCTGCTGCTGGGCTGGCGCACCCGGGCCACCTCGGTGGTCTTCATGATCGGCGTGCTGTCGCTGCAGAACCGCAGCGTCTTCATGGGGGACGGCGGGGACAACGTCATCCACCTGATGGCGATGTACCTGGTCGTGACCCGGTGCGCGCAGGTGTGGTCGCTGGACGCGCGCCGGGCCCGCCGGCGCGGCGCGGCGACCGCCGGCGCGGCCGGGCCGGTGCTGTGGGGCGTGCTGGGGGCGGTCTTCGCGTACGGCGCGGCGACGGGGCGCTTCACCACGGGCTGGCTCGCGGCCTTCGCGGCGCTGTGGGTGGTCGCCGCGCTGTGGTGGATGGCCGACCGTTACGAACCGCGCGGGGAGGGGCGGGCGGCGCTCGACGTCCTGGCGAACCTGCTGCACAACGCCGGGATGCTGGTGATCATGGGCGAGGTGTGCCTGATCTACGCGACGGCCGGCTGGTACAAGATCCAGGGTTCGCGCTGGCAGGACGGGACGGCCCTCTACTACCCGCTGGGGCTGGACTACTTCACCCCGTGGCCCGGGCTGTCGGCGCTGCTGGCGAGCAGCGGAACGCTGGTGATGCTGCTGTCGTACGGGACGGTCGCGGTGCAGGTCGCGTTCCCCTTCACGCTGTTCAACCGGCGGCTCAAGAACGTGCTGCTGGCCGTGATGATGCTGGAGCACGCCGGGATCGCGGTCCTGCTGGGCCTGCCGTTCTTCTCGATGGCGATGATCACCGCCGATGCCGTCTTCCTCCCGACCGCCTTCCTGCTGTGGCTCGGGGGCCGCTTCACCGCGCTCCGGCCCGGACGGCGGCGGGCGGGGCCGCCGGCGGACGGGCCGGCCGCACCGCTGCCGGCCCAGGGCGAACCGGAGCCGCGCCCCAGCCCCGTCCCCCGGTGA
- a CDS encoding DUF5819 family protein yields the protein MDSNEQAAAEDAAPAPPRRAGIAGLGTPYRVVAALALGALAVAACSHLAFVFLHVAPANTVSRQHARTIDGWIYPEFEQNWKLFAPNPLQQNIAVEARAQVRTAGGELVTTGWRDLSAEDGAAIRHSLLPSHTEQNELRRAWDFFTGSHGEDDKPDGERGELSEEYLRRIALDRIRPEHRGGHILRIQLRSATTAVAAPPWSDEKTDTRTYYRELSWWTA from the coding sequence ATGGATTCGAACGAGCAGGCGGCCGCCGAGGACGCCGCTCCGGCGCCGCCGAGGCGGGCCGGGATCGCCGGTCTCGGCACCCCGTACCGGGTCGTCGCGGCCCTGGCCCTGGGCGCACTGGCCGTGGCGGCCTGCTCCCACCTGGCCTTCGTCTTCCTGCACGTCGCCCCCGCCAACACGGTGAGCCGGCAGCACGCGCGGACGATCGACGGCTGGATCTATCCCGAGTTCGAACAGAACTGGAAGCTCTTCGCCCCCAACCCGCTCCAGCAGAACATCGCGGTCGAGGCGCGGGCGCAGGTGCGGACCGCGGGCGGCGAGCTGGTCACCACCGGCTGGCGCGACCTGTCCGCCGAGGACGGCGCGGCCATCCGGCACAGCCTGCTCCCGAGCCACACCGAGCAGAACGAGCTGCGGCGGGCCTGGGACTTCTTCACGGGCTCGCACGGCGAGGACGACAAGCCCGACGGCGAGCGGGGCGAGCTGTCCGAGGAGTACCTGCGGCGGATCGCGCTGGACCGCATCCGCCCCGAGCACCGGGGCGGCCACATCCTGCGGATCCAGCTGCGCTCGGCGACCACGGCGGTGGCCGCGCCGCCGTGGAGCGACGAGAAGACCGACACCCGGACGTACTACCGGGAGCTGTCGTGGTGGACGGCGTGA
- the paaA gene encoding 1,2-phenylacetyl-CoA epoxidase subunit PaaA: protein MVAVTPETGQDRALGQLAAAFDAAVAADERVEPRDWMPEAYRASLVRQMAQHAHSEIIGMQPEANWITRAPSLRRKAILMAKVQDEAGHGLYLYSAAETLGTSRDELLDKLHAGRQKYSSIFNYPTLTWADVGAIGWLVDGAAITNQVPICRCSYGPYARAMVRICKEESFHQRQGYELLLALSKGTEQQHAMAQDAVDRWWWPSLMMFGPPDDESAHSAQSMAWRIKRHTNDELRQRFVDIAVPQAASLGLTLPDPDLKWNEERGHHDFGAIDWAEFWDVLKGNGPCNEERIGQRRRAHEEGAWVRDAASAHAEKTARRSAARKTGQSEEARA, encoded by the coding sequence ATGGTGGCAGTGACCCCGGAGACGGGACAGGACAGGGCCCTCGGGCAACTGGCCGCGGCGTTCGACGCGGCCGTGGCGGCGGACGAGCGCGTCGAGCCGCGCGACTGGATGCCCGAGGCGTACCGCGCTTCCCTCGTCCGCCAGATGGCGCAGCACGCCCACTCCGAGATCATCGGCATGCAGCCCGAGGCCAACTGGATCACCCGCGCGCCCTCGCTGCGCCGCAAGGCGATCCTGATGGCCAAGGTGCAGGACGAGGCCGGGCACGGCCTCTACCTGTACAGCGCGGCCGAGACCCTCGGCACCAGCCGTGACGAGCTGCTCGACAAGCTCCACGCGGGCAGGCAGAAGTACTCCTCGATCTTCAACTACCCGACGCTGACCTGGGCCGACGTCGGTGCGATCGGCTGGCTCGTGGACGGCGCGGCGATCACCAACCAGGTGCCGATCTGCCGCTGCTCGTACGGCCCCTACGCCCGGGCGATGGTCCGGATCTGCAAGGAGGAGTCCTTCCACCAGCGCCAGGGGTACGAGCTGCTCCTCGCCCTCTCGAAGGGCACCGAGCAGCAGCACGCGATGGCGCAGGACGCGGTGGACCGCTGGTGGTGGCCCTCCCTGATGATGTTCGGCCCGCCCGACGACGAGTCGGCCCACTCGGCGCAGTCGATGGCCTGGCGGATCAAGCGGCACACCAATGACGAGCTGCGCCAGCGCTTCGTGGACATCGCCGTGCCGCAGGCCGCCTCGCTCGGCCTGACCCTGCCCGACCCGGACCTGAAGTGGAACGAGGAGCGCGGGCACCACGATTTCGGCGCCATCGACTGGGCCGAGTTCTGGGACGTGCTCAAGGGCAACGGCCCGTGCAACGAGGAGCGGATCGGCCAGCGGCGCCGGGCCCACGAGGAAGGCGCCTGGGTGCGCGACGCGGCCTCGGCGCACGCGGAGAAGACCGCGCGCCGGAGCGCGGCGCGGAAGACCGGACAGAGCGAGGAGGCACGGGCATGA